A section of the Petrimonas sulfuriphila genome encodes:
- a CDS encoding oxidoreductase, giving the protein MKKGWSIIAVGLILLSCMQKNNSPRGNQTIFIGKEGEIKLIVLAPGHFHANLLQKSAMPQVNDSVFIYAPAEDTGLKQYLSAIESFNQRDKDPTSWQTIVYTGDDFLNKMVTDKKGNVVVLAGNNKEKTEYILSAVDAGLNVLSDKPMAINREDFLLLEEAYANAEAQNVLLYDMMTERYDMLNIIEKELINDPDFFGELKTGTPEDPAVYMESVHHFYKEVSGTPLIRPAWYYDVEQQGEGIADVTTHLIDLLFWKCFPGQSINYTRDIGNISSSHWATEITLPQFTKSTGETAFPDYLQKYLNNSILKVYANGTLHFDVKHRNVGLKVIWNYQAPEGSGDTFMSVVKGTKTTLKTIQNKEQNFVKQLYVQKTDGMDENEFSDNLQKAIEKIRTTYPFVSASPTTVKGEYIINIPSENREGHESHFKYVAESFFSFLVNRDMPDWEKINTLAKYYITTKAVEIAKDRD; this is encoded by the coding sequence ATGAAAAAGGGTTGGTCTATAATTGCAGTCGGACTGATATTACTTTCTTGTATGCAAAAGAACAATAGCCCCCGGGGCAACCAAACGATATTTATCGGCAAAGAGGGTGAAATAAAACTGATCGTCCTTGCCCCGGGGCATTTTCATGCCAACCTGCTTCAAAAAAGCGCCATGCCACAGGTAAACGATTCGGTATTTATATATGCACCCGCCGAAGATACCGGATTAAAACAGTATCTTTCGGCCATTGAGTCGTTCAACCAAAGAGATAAAGATCCTACAAGTTGGCAAACAATTGTCTATACCGGCGACGATTTTCTAAATAAGATGGTAACCGACAAAAAAGGGAATGTAGTCGTACTTGCCGGTAACAATAAAGAGAAAACCGAATATATTCTCAGTGCGGTAGATGCCGGATTAAACGTTTTGTCGGATAAGCCGATGGCGATTAACCGGGAAGATTTTCTTTTGTTGGAAGAAGCGTATGCCAATGCTGAGGCACAAAACGTGTTGTTATATGATATGATGACCGAACGTTACGATATGCTAAATATCATCGAGAAAGAGTTGATAAACGATCCCGATTTTTTCGGTGAGCTGAAAACGGGAACACCGGAAGATCCCGCCGTGTATATGGAGAGCGTGCATCACTTCTATAAAGAAGTGTCCGGCACCCCGTTGATCCGTCCGGCATGGTATTACGACGTGGAGCAACAGGGCGAAGGGATTGCCGATGTAACCACGCACCTGATCGATTTGTTGTTCTGGAAATGTTTTCCCGGACAGTCTATCAATTACACCCGGGATATCGGGAATATCTCTTCCTCTCATTGGGCAACAGAGATCACATTACCGCAGTTTACAAAATCGACCGGTGAAACCGCCTTCCCCGATTACCTGCAAAAATACCTCAACAATTCCATACTGAAGGTGTATGCCAACGGCACTCTCCACTTCGATGTAAAACACCGGAATGTGGGCTTAAAAGTTATTTGGAATTACCAGGCGCCTGAAGGTAGCGGAGATACCTTCATGTCGGTTGTAAAAGGAACAAAAACTACGCTGAAAACAATACAGAACAAAGAGCAGAATTTTGTGAAACAACTGTATGTGCAAAAAACCGACGGGATGGATGAAAATGAATTTTCCGATAACCTCCAAAAGGCGATCGAGAAAATCCGGACAACCTATCCTTTCGTATCTGCTTCTCCTACAACCGTAAAAGGGGAGTATATCATCAATATTCCTTCCGAAAACAGGGAGGGACACGAATCACATTTCAAATATGTTGCCGAAAGTTTTTTCAGCTTCTTAGTAAATCGCGATATGCCTGACTGGGAAAAAATCAATACCTTAGCAAAATATTACATCACAACAAAAGCTGTAGAAATTGCAAAAGATAGGGATTGA
- a CDS encoding FAD:protein FMN transferase: protein MFHGSLQNIMGTRFDILIIGQNKLKSQEVWKDVVFELRRLDRIFNRFSSTSETSKINREAILEPVHVSQEMWTILKSCRQYNIRTLGLFDITLDDFSKVLLDEREHTVIFLKKDISLDFGGYAKGYALVKIKDLIHQAGVKHCFVDFGNSSILGMGHHPYGDAWKVSIENPYNHDEVLGEISLKDEALSVSGNTPTYTGHIVRPMSREAIKGNKVVSITSKDPLDAEVLSTVFMIADDTEKKRITEGFKVQNTVEY from the coding sequence ATGTTCCATGGTTCATTGCAGAACATCATGGGAACACGGTTCGATATACTTATCATCGGCCAAAACAAATTGAAATCGCAGGAAGTTTGGAAAGATGTCGTTTTCGAACTTCGGCGGCTCGACCGGATCTTTAATCGCTTTAGCAGTACAAGCGAAACTTCAAAAATCAATCGCGAAGCTATTCTTGAACCTGTGCATGTAAGCCAGGAGATGTGGACGATCCTGAAAAGTTGCCGGCAATACAATATCCGCACATTGGGATTGTTTGATATCACATTGGATGATTTTTCAAAAGTGTTGCTGGATGAAAGAGAGCACACTGTCATTTTTTTGAAAAAAGATATATCATTAGATTTTGGAGGCTATGCCAAAGGATATGCACTGGTGAAAATTAAGGATTTAATTCATCAAGCCGGAGTAAAACACTGTTTTGTAGATTTCGGGAACAGTTCTATTCTGGGAATGGGGCACCATCCTTACGGAGATGCATGGAAGGTGAGCATTGAAAACCCATATAACCATGATGAAGTTTTAGGTGAGATTTCTTTAAAGGACGAGGCATTGTCGGTATCGGGAAATACACCGACCTACACAGGCCATATAGTACGGCCTATGTCGCGAGAAGCAATAAAAGGAAATAAGGTCGTCTCGATCACCTCAAAAGATCCATTGGATGCTGAAGTGCTAAGCACAGTTTTCATGATCGCCGATGATACGGAAAAGAAACGAATTACAGAAGGTTTTAAAGTACAAAATACAGTAGAATATTAG
- a CDS encoding Gfo/Idh/MocA family oxidoreductase translates to MSNKKPKQVDTSLRQFIKDLGYVSGGAALLATTPWLQSFTPDKAKEIKKEKARIGFIGTGSRGTYNIHAVLSLQHAEIVALCDIYPPNLKEASGLCPNAKTYTDYRKMLESADIDGVIISTPLYLHAPMTLDALDAGKHVYCEKAMALTMEECKAIYDTYRKTDKVLYFCMQRMYDKKYIKGIQMIHSGLIGEIVGERCHWFRNHDWRRPVPSPELERQINWRLYRDYSAGLMTELASHQLEVCCWAMQMVPESVIGTGDIVYWKDGREVYDSVNLVYHYSNGVKINYESLISNKFNGMEDQILGNKGTMNLATGIYYLEDEAGGKKSGIEQLIGQIGNKLYASVPAAGPSWRPETKEKYIPHNILEGEFHVNDGLSMIGALKDGSDEILSAFCQACITGEKGKNIVEEAYLATMLCHLGNQAMAEQKKITFPEEYKIPYMKFS, encoded by the coding sequence ATGTCAAACAAAAAGCCTAAACAAGTGGATACGAGCCTGCGACAATTTATCAAAGACTTAGGTTACGTTTCGGGAGGAGCCGCGCTTTTAGCTACGACCCCCTGGTTGCAGTCGTTTACCCCGGATAAAGCCAAAGAAATAAAAAAAGAGAAAGCCAGGATAGGATTTATCGGAACGGGTTCCAGAGGAACGTATAATATACACGCAGTATTGTCTCTGCAACATGCCGAAATTGTGGCTCTGTGTGATATATATCCCCCGAACCTGAAAGAGGCTTCCGGTCTTTGTCCCAACGCGAAGACATATACCGACTATCGAAAGATGCTGGAATCTGCTGACATCGACGGAGTTATTATATCTACCCCGCTTTATCTGCATGCTCCTATGACATTGGATGCCCTGGATGCGGGAAAGCACGTGTATTGCGAAAAGGCAATGGCTTTAACCATGGAGGAATGCAAAGCAATTTACGATACATATCGGAAAACGGATAAAGTTCTCTATTTCTGCATGCAGCGTATGTACGACAAGAAGTATATAAAGGGGATACAAATGATCCATTCCGGCTTAATCGGAGAAATTGTGGGAGAACGCTGTCATTGGTTCAGGAACCATGACTGGAGGCGCCCCGTACCTTCTCCGGAACTGGAGCGTCAGATCAACTGGCGTTTGTATCGGGATTATTCAGCCGGGTTAATGACTGAATTGGCATCCCATCAATTGGAAGTCTGCTGCTGGGCTATGCAGATGGTGCCTGAATCAGTGATAGGAACAGGAGACATCGTATATTGGAAAGACGGAAGAGAGGTATATGATAGTGTAAATCTGGTGTATCACTACTCCAATGGGGTCAAAATCAATTATGAATCGCTTATTTCCAATAAATTCAACGGGATGGAAGATCAAATACTGGGCAATAAAGGAACCATGAACCTGGCCACCGGTATTTATTATCTGGAAGATGAAGCCGGCGGGAAAAAATCCGGGATTGAACAATTGATTGGGCAGATAGGAAATAAATTATATGCCTCCGTACCTGCTGCCGGCCCGAGCTGGCGCCCGGAAACGAAAGAGAAATATATCCCTCACAACATTCTTGAAGGTGAATTTCATGTGAATGATGGTCTATCCATGATTGGCGCATTAAAAGATGGTTCCGATGAAATTTTGTCCGCATTTTGTCAGGCTTGCATTACCGGTGAAAAAGGGAAAAATATAGTGGAAGAGGCCTATCTTGCCACCATGCTTTGTCATTTGGGAAATCAGGCGATGGCGGAGCAAAAGAAAATTACTTTTCCCGAAGAATACAAAATTCCTTATATGAAATTCTCTTAG
- a CDS encoding RagB/SusD family nutrient uptake outer membrane protein, whose translation MKYIYNYIIILVLALTVSACNYLDVVPDDIATIDHAFSNRYNAEKYLSTIYQQGPRYGDATSNPAFMGTGEFIVNDQIRPDWMGMQVALGYSTPTDPYANYWSGGAAYTPSLYKNINDCNTFLKNIESVPDLDSQEKARWSAEVKLHKAMDIFFLMEMYGPVVLLKENPPVGASGETIRAYREKIDDCFEYILQLTEEALGDSEDNKPLPDVITTTSTELGRYTHPIASMFKARVLTAWASPLYNGNTDFNNFLNHEGKPFFNQTPDPSRWEKAAAACKKAIEACETAGIRLYQQSDYKTPVGLPEQVNLLNTLRSVYTERWNVELIWGCSSTTIYQGCAMPRYAASSSQATRGIYCVPLDIVDEFYSKNGVPINEDKIYDYQGRFSIRKGDSQHKYYIDQTEQTVSMNFDREPRFYSWLTFDRAVWYGNTPQTNFTVKMRWGEPASSSLQPRDLHVTGYWPKKYVNFESQFRNADTWYEYKYPVPMMRLADLYLLYAETLNEVKSSPDQEIYQYVDMVRRRAGLEGVLDSWRKYSNEPDKPLTKAGMREIIHRERKIELFAESSYFWDCRRWKTAVKNLNNRKIEGFNTSATDIREYYTVVPYYTQSFTVNNYLLPIPDSDIINNPNLIQNPGW comes from the coding sequence ATGAAGTACATTTATAATTACATAATAATATTAGTTCTTGCACTTACAGTAAGTGCATGCAATTATCTAGATGTTGTTCCTGACGATATAGCGACAATAGATCACGCTTTCTCAAATCGTTATAATGCAGAAAAGTATTTATCAACAATCTATCAGCAAGGGCCAAGATATGGCGATGCCACGTCCAATCCGGCTTTCATGGGTACTGGCGAATTTATTGTTAACGACCAAATTCGGCCCGATTGGATGGGGATGCAAGTGGCTTTAGGCTACTCTACCCCTACCGATCCGTATGCAAATTATTGGTCGGGAGGTGCAGCCTATACCCCTAGCTTATATAAAAATATAAACGATTGCAACACTTTCTTGAAAAATATTGAAAGCGTACCGGATTTAGATTCTCAGGAAAAAGCACGTTGGAGCGCTGAAGTAAAACTACATAAAGCGATGGATATATTCTTCCTGATGGAGATGTATGGTCCGGTTGTGTTATTAAAAGAAAATCCACCAGTTGGAGCATCTGGAGAAACAATTCGCGCGTATCGGGAAAAAATTGATGATTGCTTTGAATACATTCTTCAACTCACTGAAGAAGCATTGGGCGATTCGGAAGATAACAAACCCCTCCCCGATGTCATAACAACAACATCGACAGAATTGGGGAGATACACGCATCCCATCGCATCGATGTTTAAGGCGAGGGTATTAACAGCCTGGGCCAGTCCCCTCTATAATGGGAATACAGACTTCAATAATTTTTTAAACCATGAGGGTAAACCGTTCTTTAATCAGACACCTGATCCTTCTCGATGGGAAAAAGCAGCGGCAGCCTGTAAAAAAGCAATAGAGGCATGTGAAACGGCCGGAATTCGTTTATATCAACAATCCGATTACAAAACGCCTGTAGGACTTCCAGAACAGGTTAATCTGCTAAATACGTTACGATCGGTTTATACTGAACGCTGGAATGTGGAATTAATATGGGGATGTAGTTCAACGACAATATATCAGGGTTGCGCAATGCCTCGATATGCTGCCTCTTCCAGCCAGGCAACCAGAGGAATCTATTGCGTCCCCTTGGATATAGTAGATGAGTTTTATTCCAAAAACGGAGTGCCAATTAATGAAGATAAAATATATGATTATCAGGGACGTTTTAGCATTCGTAAAGGGGATAGTCAACATAAATATTATATTGATCAAACCGAACAAACCGTTTCGATGAATTTCGACAGAGAACCCCGGTTTTATTCTTGGCTGACTTTTGACAGGGCGGTTTGGTACGGGAATACACCGCAAACAAATTTTACTGTAAAGATGCGCTGGGGCGAACCTGCATCAAGTTCTCTTCAACCTAGGGATCTTCATGTAACAGGGTACTGGCCAAAGAAGTATGTCAATTTTGAATCCCAATTTAGAAATGCAGATACTTGGTATGAATATAAATACCCGGTTCCAATGATGCGTCTGGCTGATCTTTATCTCTTGTATGCAGAAACATTGAATGAAGTGAAATCTTCCCCCGATCAAGAAATTTATCAATACGTGGATATGGTTCGTAGGCGTGCCGGATTGGAGGGTGTCTTGGATAGCTGGAGGAAGTACTCTAATGAGCCTGACAAACCACTGACCAAAGCAGGTATGAGAGAAATTATACACCGCGAACGTAAAATTGAGTTATTTGCCGAAAGTTCATATTTTTGGGATTGTCGTCGTTGGAAAACAGCCGTGAAAAATTTAAATAATCGTAAGATAGAAGGGTTTAATACCAGTGCTACTGATATCAGGGAATATTATACAGTAGTTCCTTATTACACGCAATCTTTCACAGTAAATAATTATCTTCTGCCCATACCTGATTCTGATATTATCAATAATCCGAATTTGATACAAAATCCAGGTTGGTAA